A stretch of DNA from Paenibacillus albus:
TAACGTTCAAACATATTGTATACAGGCTGGCTGACAACGATGCGATCCAGCAAATAACGGTCTGCTGTCGCAAGCGCATCCGCCATTTGGGATGCCGTCCACTCGCTGACACCGGCATAGAGCACCTTGCCCGAACGGATCAGATCGTCGATCGCACGAAGCGTCTCCTGCAGCGGCGTTTCTTGATCGTAGCGGTGGCAATAGAAAATATCGACATAGTCCGTGTTAAGCCGCTTCAAGCTCGCATTGGCTTGTTCAATGACATGCTTGCGGGAGAGGCCGCGGTCATTCGGGCCATCGCCCATCGGCCAGAACGCTTTGGTCGCGAGCACATACGATTCACGCGGATACGCCTTGATTGTCTCGCCGAGCAGCACCTCTGCCGCACCACGCTCGTACACATTGGCTGTATCAAAGAAATTAACGCCGAGATCGTATGCGGTTTCAATTGCTTTCACAGCATTTTCACGTTCGACATAACCACCATATGTAAGCCAGCTTCCCAAGCTGATCTCACTTACTTTAAGTCCACTTCCACCAAGCTTTCTGTAATTCATTCGATATCCCTCCTGCATCCTTTTACGCGAAACCCACGCAAACCTATTCTACCGATATCAATATCAAATTTAAAGTAGTGAAAAAAACATCAATATATTATACTTATTATATATACTATACTTCTTGTTACTTACTTCTCAGAGAGGATGGATTCGATGTCTGCCAATAATTATGTTCCGAAAGATCCTGCCATCATCGCGTGCAATATCGAGAAGACGCTTGACGTCATCGGCGGGAAGTGGGCCTTTCTCGTACTTCGTGAGCTGTTCTGCGAGAAGCGTCGTTTCGGCGAGCTGCAGCGGTCGATTCCGTCGGTCAGCCCAAGGGCGCTGACAAGTACGCTGCGCCATCTCGAGAGCCAAGGCGTGCTGGAGCGGCATGTCTTCCCTACCGTCCCTGTCACCGTTGAATATTCATTAACGCCGAAAGGCGTCGATCTTCATCAGATTCTTCATGAAATGAAGCTATGGGCCGCGAAGTGGACCTAAACGCATATGAGAGCAGGAGAAGGACTAGCCATTTGATGGCTAGCCCTTCTCCTGCTCTTTTATATTGGCTTGGTGCTATTAAAGTCCAATAATCTGTTTAATTTGCAGCTTGCGCTCGCACGATAGGTCAATGAAGCTCTCGCCGACTTTAATTAGCGGCGCTTCCTCGTCATGCGGGTTAATATAGACAATCTCGCCTTCGCGGTCATCCGTGAGCACGACCTTCTGACCGATCATCTTCGTCGTAATATTCTCGAGGAACACGGAGACGATACGTGGATCAAGCTTGCCGAAGTAGCCATCGCGAAGCTCGCGAACGACTTCATAGAACGGCAGTGCCTTCTTATATGGACGTTCGGATGACATGGCATGGAAAATATCCGCAACCGCTACGATTTTGCTGAACAGATCAATTTTGTCAGACGGAAGTCCAAGCGGATAGCCGCCGCCGTCTTCTCGTTCATGGTGCTGCAGCGCGACAAGCGCCGAACGATAGCTGATCCCCTCGGTCTTCTTCAAGATATCGTAGCCAAGGACCGTATGCTTCTTCACAAGCTCGAACTCTTCTGCGGTCAGCTTGCCTGGTTTATTAAGAATATCTGCCGGAATCTTCACCTTGCCGATATCAAGCAGCGTCGCCCCAATAGTAAGCGCTGTCAAATCCGCGTCGCTTAATTGCAGCCATTTGCCAATCATCGTGGAGAGGATGCCAACGCCGATATTATGCTGATAGGTATAATCCCCTTGTGCCTTAACCGCTTCGAATAGCTCGAAGATATTCGGGTGTCCAGCAACGCTCTTCACCGCTGGAATGATGTCATTCTGAAGCTCGTTCATCGGCACTGTGCCCGACTGGCGAATGGATTCATACATCGCTTTAGCGCGTTTCATCACTTGCCCTACCGCCTCGCGAGCCGTCTCCGATTTCGCTGAACTCTGCTCTATTTCAACCAAATCAAAGAGAATGGAGACATAATCGATATTATGCTTCTCCAGCAGCGTCAAATGCTCTTCCTGAAGCACGCTGCCTGCCGGAAGGATTGTAACGCCAAAATGGTTGACGACGTCATTTTTTAACGTTTTTCCGATAAATTGTCGCATTTCGCGCCTCCAACGTTACTCATGAATTCTCTATCCCGAAGAGGTAAAACTTGTATGTTATTATAATGTACCATGACCATGTAGCTAATGTCCTATGGTATTGATTTACAGTTCATAAAATGAGACAAAAGCACTACTCCCATGTCAGGTTTCCTGCCCGAAAAATACAAAAAAAGGCAGCGGAGTCCACTGTCTTTTGGTTTTGATGCTATTTGGTCAAGAAGTTACAGCTCTCCGGTCATAAGTGCGGTCGTCCAGCGGTCGACCGTGTATGGCATCGGCGGCGACACTTTTCGTTTACCCGCGCGTTTGCGCTTAATGCCAGATTCCTGAGCACGAATGCGGCTTCGAAGCGTCAGCTTCGAGCGGTGCAGCACCATCTTCACAGCGGGAACCGAGCAATTCAGCTCTTCTGCAATGTCTTGATACGAGTAGTCGAACACCTCGGCAAGCAGCAGCATCTCCATTTCGCGTTCAGACAGATGCTCAGTCACCCATTCCAGCGTGCCGCGCACAGAAGCATAATTCGGATCGTAATGAGGCTGCAGCAGCGCTTCGTCGATCGGGACCATGACGCCGCGCCGTCTGCGATGCGCATCGATGTGTAAATTGCGGGCGATCTTGTTCAGCAAGGAGCGAGGATGGCGAAGCCTGCCAGTATCCCGGTAATGCTTGAATGCCCGAAGCAGCGTCTCCTGCAGCAGATCCTCCGACTCCCATTTCGACCCGGTTAAATAATAGCAATAGGCCCGCACATGAGGCAGATGAGGCTTCACGTCTTCTTCGAACTCGGTCCACGGCTTCATGCTTCTAATCCCTCCTTGCCTTACATTCATCTCACTAGTGACTAGTCTAACAGCCCATTATGAACATGAGATGAAAATAAGCTTAAGATTTAGAAGGAATTTTCAATTAAACCGAATAGCTGCGCTGCACATGCTTCGGCGAGGCTAAGTGTCTGCGCCATCGCTTCCTCAAGGCTGCAAGGACCAGCCACGATGGAGAAGGCGCTCACTTTCCCTAGCTGACGCAGCGCTTCGCCAGACAAGCTCTTCGTGCCGCATAGGATAATAACCGGAATATCCAGCGGCAGCGCCGCCCGGCATACGCCTGCCGCTACCTTGCCCGAGAGCGTCTGCTCATCGAGCTTCCCTTCGCCAGTGATGATGAAGTCCGCATCCTTCACCGCCTCCGCGAAGCCGGATGCCTCCATCACAACGTCGATCCCAGGGCGAATCGACGCCTTCATAAAGCCGAGCAAGCCGGCGCCCATTCCTCCGGCCGCGCCTCCACCAGGAATGCTGAGCACGTCAATGCCGCGAAGCGCCTGAATCTGCTCCGCGAAGCGAAGCAGCCCGCTATCTAGCTGCGCGACCATCTCTGGCGTCGCGCCTTTCTGTGGGCCGAACACCGCCGATGCTCCCACCAGCCCGCACAGCGTGTTCGTCACATCGCAGGCAATCGTGAACTGCGATGCCGCTAGGCGCGGATCGAGCGCGGCGGCGTCGAGCACTGCCAGCTGCGTCAGCGCGCCTCCGCCTTCCGCGAGCGGCTGCCCCTCCGCATTCAATAGCTGCAAGCCAATCGCCTGCAGCATTCCGGCACCGCCGTCATTCGTCGCGCTGCCTCCGAGGCCGATGATGAACTTGCGGTAGCCGAGGTCCAGCGCATGCTTAATCAGCTCCCCTGTGCCGCGCGTTGATGTAAGCAGGGGCTGCCGTTCCTCCGGCTGAAGCAGCGGCAACCCCGAAGCCTGCGCCATCTCAATGACCGCAGTGCTTCCATCGCCGAGCACGCCATAATGCGCCGTTATGGTTCTTCCGAGCGGGTCAGATACGCTCGCCTCTATCCGGCTGCCTCCCGTCGCATGGACGAGATTGTCCATGATGCCCTCTCCACCATCTGCCAGCGGCACTTCCACAAGCTCCGCGTTCGGCATCACGCTGCGGATGCCCCTTGCAATGGCTGCGCATAGCTCATGCGCTGACGCTGAGCCTTTAAACGAATCCGGTGCAATGACGATCTTCATCCGGCAATAGCCCCTTTCATGCCATGTAAGGTTGATACCTCCATTATAACGTCAAGCCGCTCGACATCCACCTATAAAAAAAGTTCTGCCTCATCCCATAAGGGACGAAGGCAGAACTCTGTAAACATTACTACGAGTCAATAATCTCCGTGCTCAGCTCTTCAGGACCTGGCATAAGCAGCCATTTGCCATCCTGCTGCTTCTGAGCATGGAAGATATACAGGGAACGAACTGGCGTCAATTCGCCATCCATCGTAAGGTCCATCTTGAACGAAACGAGCACCATAGCCTCCGTATCGTCTATGCCTACAACGGCACTGCGCTCGAATGTCATTTTCACGTCTGTATCTGGATCCTCGAACAGTTCTTTTGCGGAATCCACGTCATCCTGGAAGCCTTCGGCTCCTGGTACGAGCGTTGCGCTGTACGCAGTGATATCCTTCGCGTTCGAAGCAGCCGTTTGCGCGTCCAGCACGGCATTGATAGCAGCTTTGTCAGCATCTTCGACTGCCACTTCTTGCTTCCAGAGACCGTCTACATCATTCACTTCTCCAGACAATTGCTCGATGTCGTAGATAGCCCATTTGCCATTATCTTTGCGAAGTGTATAAGCGATTTCATACTCCATGCCCGGGAAGAACCCATCGCCGCTTACTTTGTACGAATTCTCCACTGTCGTCACAACCGCTTCCGCCGACGAGTACGACTCAAGATTCATCTGAGTGTATTCCGTCTTCGTATGCATGTGCGAGAACTGGTCGCGAATCGCGTCGTTAATGCTGCTGCGGTAAGGTGCTGCCGAATGAATAAGTGCCATAAATGCATCTGCATCCTGCTTGTCCTCAGCTGCAGTCAGTTGGTTCAGTACGGCAAACACTTCAGCCTTCTGCGCGGCAGTCGGCCCTTTATCCGTAATGGTCACGAGCTTCTTCGCGCCATCCCAGTTCACCGTCTTGTCCGACAATGTCGCAATGAAACGAACGCCAACCATGGTGCGGCCGCTAATCAGCTTCATCTCGCCGTTCACCGGCACCTTTTTGCCGTCAACAATTGCAGTTGTACCTGTTGGCTGCATTTGGATGCTGCGTACGTCCGATGTTGCCTTTATCGTCTTCGACTGCGCGTTGTAGTCGATTTTGTAGCCGAGCTTCGTGAACAGCGTGCGGAACTCTACGTATGTTTTGCCATTTGATAGAACTGGCGGCGCCGGGAAAATAACCCACTCTCCGTTCAGCTTCACTTTAATGTCTGTCTGCTGTGTCGCTGCAGAAGC
This window harbors:
- a CDS encoding aldo/keto reductase family protein, with protein sequence MNYRKLGGSGLKVSEISLGSWLTYGGYVERENAVKAIETAYDLGVNFFDTANVYERGAAEVLLGETIKAYPRESYVLATKAFWPMGDGPNDRGLSRKHVIEQANASLKRLNTDYVDIFYCHRYDQETPLQETLRAIDDLIRSGKVLYAGVSEWTASQMADALATADRYLLDRIVVSQPVYNMFERYIEKEVIPYGEKNGIGQVVFSPLAQGLLTGKYASLADIPEGSRASKLEWVRKGITEEKIAKVGALSAIAKELEITTGQLALAWILRQSNVASALVGASRPEQVVENVNASGITLSEDVLARIESIL
- a CDS encoding winged helix-turn-helix transcriptional regulator; amino-acid sequence: MSANNYVPKDPAIIACNIEKTLDVIGGKWAFLVLRELFCEKRRFGELQRSIPSVSPRALTSTLRHLESQGVLERHVFPTVPVTVEYSLTPKGVDLHQILHEMKLWAAKWT
- a CDS encoding HD-GYP domain-containing protein is translated as MRQFIGKTLKNDVVNHFGVTILPAGSVLQEEHLTLLEKHNIDYVSILFDLVEIEQSSAKSETAREAVGQVMKRAKAMYESIRQSGTVPMNELQNDIIPAVKSVAGHPNIFELFEAVKAQGDYTYQHNIGVGILSTMIGKWLQLSDADLTALTIGATLLDIGKVKIPADILNKPGKLTAEEFELVKKHTVLGYDILKKTEGISYRSALVALQHHEREDGGGYPLGLPSDKIDLFSKIVAVADIFHAMSSERPYKKALPFYEVVRELRDGYFGKLDPRIVSVFLENITTKMIGQKVVLTDDREGEIVYINPHDEEAPLIKVGESFIDLSCERKLQIKQIIGL
- a CDS encoding RNA polymerase sigma factor, which produces MKPWTEFEEDVKPHLPHVRAYCYYLTGSKWESEDLLQETLLRAFKHYRDTGRLRHPRSLLNKIARNLHIDAHRRRRGVMVPIDEALLQPHYDPNYASVRGTLEWVTEHLSEREMEMLLLAEVFDYSYQDIAEELNCSVPAVKMVLHRSKLTLRSRIRAQESGIKRKRAGKRKVSPPMPYTVDRWTTALMTGEL
- a CDS encoding glycerate kinase, encoding MKIVIAPDSFKGSASAHELCAAIARGIRSVMPNAELVEVPLADGGEGIMDNLVHATGGSRIEASVSDPLGRTITAHYGVLGDGSTAVIEMAQASGLPLLQPEERQPLLTSTRGTGELIKHALDLGYRKFIIGLGGSATNDGGAGMLQAIGLQLLNAEGQPLAEGGGALTQLAVLDAAALDPRLAASQFTIACDVTNTLCGLVGASAVFGPQKGATPEMVAQLDSGLLRFAEQIQALRGIDVLSIPGGGAAGGMGAGLLGFMKASIRPGIDVVMEASGFAEAVKDADFIITGEGKLDEQTLSGKVAAGVCRAALPLDIPVIILCGTKSLSGEALRQLGKVSAFSIVAGPCSLEEAMAQTLSLAEACAAQLFGLIENSF
- a CDS encoding stalk domain-containing protein, producing the protein MKRLMGFVLALLVVMTMAAGTASAATQQTDIKVKLNGEWVIFPAPPVLSNGKTYVEFRTLFTKLGYKIDYNAQSKTIKATSDVRSIQMQPTGTTAIVDGKKVPVNGEMKLISGRTMVGVRFIATLSDKTVNWDGAKKLVTITDKGPTAAQKAEVFAVLNQLTAAEDKQDADAFMALIHSAAPYRSSINDAIRDQFSHMHTKTEYTQMNLESYSSAEAVVTTVENSYKVSGDGFFPGMEYEIAYTLRKDNGKWAIYDIEQLSGEVNDVDGLWKQEVAVEDADKAAINAVLDAQTAASNAKDITAYSATLVPGAEGFQDDVDSAKELFEDPDTDVKMTFERSAVVGIDDTEAMVLVSFKMDLTMDGELTPVRSLYIFHAQKQQDGKWLLMPGPEELSTEIIDS